From the bacterium genome, one window contains:
- a CDS encoding haloalkane dehalogenase codes for MRRDAGQGGRRRARRRAGPGRGGRLPVSARRQGRGSGQGGGRAPAGAAVSSDAAERYPKQFREVLGARLAYVEVGRGDPIVFLHGNPTSSYLWRNVIPHCERLGRCIAPDLIGMGDSAKLTPSGPDRYRFVEHRRYLEALLDALGVRERVTLVIHDWGSALGFDWANRHRDAVRGIAYMEAIVMPVAWADWPKAATAVFQGFRSPAGEAMVLEQNLFIEQVLPASILRRLSDAEMDAYRRPFREPGEGRRPMLTWPRQIPIEGEPAEVVDIVRAYGDWLRGSPIPKLFINAEPGAILRGAPRDFCRTWPNQSEVTVPGIHFIQEDSPDEIGTAVARWIERL; via the coding sequence ATGCGCCGGGATGCAGGGCAAGGCGGCCGCCGGCGCGCCCGCCGCCGCGCCGGCCCAGGGCGAGGAGGGCGGCTGCCCGTGTCAGCGCGCCGCCAGGGCCGCGGCAGCGGCCAAGGCGGCGGCCGAGCACCCGCCGGCGCAGCCGTGAGCAGCGACGCCGCCGAGCGCTACCCGAAGCAGTTCCGCGAGGTGCTCGGGGCGCGCCTGGCGTACGTCGAGGTCGGCCGCGGCGATCCGATCGTCTTCCTGCACGGCAACCCGACCTCGTCGTACCTCTGGCGCAACGTCATCCCGCACTGCGAGCGGCTCGGGCGCTGCATCGCGCCCGACCTGATCGGCATGGGCGACTCGGCGAAGCTGACCCCGAGCGGCCCGGACCGCTACCGCTTCGTCGAGCACCGGCGCTATCTCGAGGCGCTGCTCGACGCGCTCGGGGTGCGCGAGCGCGTCACCCTGGTCATCCACGATTGGGGCTCGGCGCTCGGCTTCGATTGGGCGAATCGCCATCGCGACGCGGTGCGCGGCATCGCCTACATGGAGGCGATCGTGATGCCGGTCGCCTGGGCCGACTGGCCGAAGGCCGCGACCGCCGTCTTCCAGGGGTTCCGTTCGCCGGCCGGCGAGGCGATGGTGCTCGAGCAGAACCTCTTCATCGAGCAGGTGCTGCCGGCCTCGATCCTGCGCCGCCTGAGCGATGCCGAGATGGACGCCTACCGCCGGCCGTTCCGCGAGCCGGGCGAGGGCCGGCGGCCGATGCTCACCTGGCCGCGCCAGATCCCGATCGAGGGCGAGCCGGCGGAGGTGGTCGACATCGTCCGCGCCTATGGCGACTGGCTGCGCGGCAGCCCGATCCCCAAGCTGTTCATCAACGCCGAACCCGGGGCCATCCTGCGCGGCGCGCCGCGCGACTTCTGCCGCACCTGGCCGAACCAGAGCGAGGTGACGGTGCCGGGGATCCACTTCATCCAGGAGGATTCCCCGGACGAGATCGGCACGGCGGTGGCGCGCTGGATCGAGCGGCTCTGA
- a CDS encoding SMP-30/gluconolactonase/LRE family protein codes for MAHATKVLLGGLCFGEGPRWHEGRLWFSDMHDHKVIALDLDGRAEVIVEVPQRPSGLGWTPDGHLLVVSMVDRRLLRLDGRELVVVADLSGLASWHCNDMVVDAAGRAYIGNFGFDLHVDSFEYRPAELILVEPDGRARVVADDLAFPNGTVITPDGRTLIVGESFAARFTAFDIQPDGSLTNRREWARCENGTPDGCCLDAEGAIWYASPVSDECVRIAAGGRVLDRVAVSTHAYACMLGGPDRRTLFIATSASDHPERSRNPRTGAIEITTVDVPGAGLP; via the coding sequence ATGGCGCACGCGACGAAGGTTCTGCTCGGCGGCCTCTGTTTCGGCGAAGGGCCGCGCTGGCACGAGGGGCGGCTGTGGTTCTCGGACATGCACGACCACAAGGTGATCGCCCTCGACCTCGACGGCCGCGCCGAGGTGATCGTCGAGGTGCCGCAGCGGCCGTCGGGACTCGGCTGGACGCCCGACGGTCATCTGCTGGTGGTCTCGATGGTCGACCGCCGCCTGCTCCGCCTCGATGGCCGCGAGTTGGTGGTGGTCGCCGATCTCAGCGGCCTGGCGAGCTGGCACTGCAACGACATGGTGGTCGACGCCGCCGGCCGGGCCTACATCGGCAACTTCGGCTTCGACCTGCACGTCGACAGCTTCGAGTACCGCCCCGCCGAGCTGATCCTGGTCGAGCCCGACGGCCGCGCCCGCGTCGTCGCCGACGATCTGGCCTTCCCCAATGGCACGGTGATCACGCCCGACGGCCGCACCCTGATCGTCGGCGAGTCCTTCGCCGCCCGCTTCACCGCCTTCGACATTCAGCCCGACGGCTCCCTCACCAACCGGCGCGAGTGGGCGCGCTGCGAGAACGGCACGCCCGACGGCTGCTGCCTCGATGCCGAGGGCGCCATCTGGTACGCCTCGCCGGTCAGCGACGAGTGCGTCCGCATCGCCGCCGGCGGCCGCGTGCTCGACCGCGTCGCCGTCTCCACCCACGCCTACGCGTGCATGCTGGGCGGCCCGGATCGCCGGACGCTGTTCATCGCCACCTCCGCCAGCGATCACCCGGAACGCTCCCGCAACCCGCGCACCGGCGCCATCGAGATCACCACCGTCGACGTCCCCGGCGCCGGCCTGCCCTGA
- a CDS encoding Uma2 family endonuclease, with amino-acid sequence MVDAQQGRDGYTVAQYFELVRRGILDEDDRVELLDGVIVAEPPMDPPHATGISLAARAIDRAVGGRGAIRMQQPFIASPFSVPEPDVAVVPGTLRDYAAAHPTAALLVVEVSSSSLKQDRLSKSRVYAGAGVPEYWILNLRDECVEVFRDPDVGQRVYTDGTIARRGDTLRMVGVPAAVAVDDLFP; translated from the coding sequence ATGGTGGACGCGCAGCAGGGCCGCGACGGGTATACCGTCGCGCAGTACTTCGAGCTGGTGCGGCGCGGGATCCTCGACGAGGATGATCGGGTCGAATTGCTCGACGGCGTCATCGTCGCCGAGCCGCCCATGGATCCCCCGCACGCCACCGGGATCTCACTGGCGGCGCGCGCCATCGACCGCGCGGTTGGCGGTCGCGGCGCGATACGGATGCAGCAGCCGTTCATCGCCAGCCCGTTCTCGGTGCCCGAACCGGATGTGGCGGTCGTTCCCGGCACCCTGCGCGACTATGCCGCTGCGCATCCGACAGCCGCGCTGCTGGTCGTCGAGGTATCGAGCTCCTCGCTCAAGCAGGACCGCCTCTCCAAGTCGCGCGTCTATGCCGGCGCCGGCGTGCCCGAATACTGGATCCTCAACCTGCGCGACGAGTGCGTCGAGGTATTCCGGGACCCGGACGTGGGGCAGCGCGTGTACACGGATGGGACGATCGCGCGGCGAGGAGACACGCTGCGTATGGTCGGGGTGCCCGCCGCGGTCGCGGTCGACGATCTGTTTCCGTGA
- a CDS encoding AarF/ABC1/UbiB kinase family protein, with protein sequence MAESGDSLLRIAARDIERLTQVTATLARHGFGALVGRGHDAGADPRSPAVRFAQLLADLGPTFIKLGQVLSIRRDLLPADYIAALESLQDSAPEVPFAAVREVIEAGLGRPLTELFAVEERPLGTASIAQTHRATARDGRPLVVKVQRPGIERVLRGDLDLLYLAARALETAIDEMQLAAVSEVIAEFEKGLLRELDFTSELENLEQARALLDPTRAIVVPQPFRELSCRTVLTMELFPGRSLRALEPDGPEAHHVVEELVHAAVRQVFVDGFFHGDPHPGNVLVDGGGRVCLIDFGLAGRLEPAQREDLVTLILAVLLGDDATIARVLLRMGTSTQRVNLGELRAEVARLRAAYLGGASLEEMDSRGFAEAFAAAANRFRIKLAPEYAILTKATATLEGIIRTWHPRIDLVAIAQPVVERLVTGRWSPARLLSEAMTGATDVSSLLRGLPMPLEQLLHDVESGHLQIRAVSPALDELPLRIHQLASRLSLTGFAAALSICAALLLPPALRFDLRGVLGVLCIVLAAGGWTALLWWHVLGRGRPLQVAALLKLLRRT encoded by the coding sequence ATGGCTGAGAGCGGCGACTCGCTGCTGCGGATCGCGGCGCGCGACATCGAGCGGCTGACCCAGGTCACGGCGACCCTGGCGCGTCACGGCTTCGGCGCGCTGGTCGGCCGCGGCCACGACGCCGGAGCGGATCCGCGCAGCCCGGCCGTCCGCTTCGCGCAACTGCTCGCCGACCTCGGGCCGACGTTCATCAAGCTCGGCCAGGTGCTGTCGATCCGCCGCGACCTCCTGCCGGCCGACTACATCGCCGCCCTCGAGTCGCTGCAGGACAGCGCCCCGGAGGTGCCGTTCGCCGCCGTCCGCGAAGTGATCGAAGCCGGCCTCGGCCGCCCGCTGACCGAGCTGTTCGCCGTCGAGGAACGGCCGCTCGGCACGGCGTCGATCGCCCAGACGCACCGCGCCACGGCGCGCGACGGCCGACCGCTGGTGGTGAAGGTGCAGCGCCCCGGCATCGAGCGCGTGCTGCGCGGCGACCTCGACCTGCTCTACCTGGCGGCCCGCGCCCTCGAGACGGCGATCGACGAGATGCAGCTCGCCGCCGTCTCCGAAGTCATCGCCGAATTCGAGAAGGGACTCCTGCGCGAGCTCGACTTCACCTCCGAGCTCGAGAACCTCGAACAGGCGCGGGCGCTGCTCGATCCGACCCGCGCCATCGTCGTGCCGCAACCCTTCCGCGAGCTGAGCTGCCGCACCGTGCTGACGATGGAGCTGTTTCCCGGGCGCTCGCTGCGCGCCCTCGAGCCCGACGGGCCGGAGGCCCACCACGTGGTCGAGGAGCTGGTCCACGCGGCGGTCAGGCAGGTGTTCGTCGACGGCTTCTTCCACGGCGACCCGCACCCCGGCAACGTGCTGGTCGACGGCGGGGGCCGCGTCTGCCTGATCGACTTCGGCCTCGCCGGTCGGCTCGAGCCGGCGCAGCGCGAGGACCTGGTGACGCTGATCCTCGCCGTCCTCCTCGGCGACGACGCCACCATCGCCCGCGTCCTGCTGCGCATGGGCACCTCGACGCAACGCGTGAACCTCGGCGAGCTGCGCGCCGAGGTGGCGCGCCTGCGCGCCGCCTATCTCGGCGGCGCGTCGCTCGAGGAGATGGATTCGCGCGGCTTCGCCGAGGCGTTCGCCGCCGCCGCCAACCGCTTCCGCATCAAGCTGGCGCCCGAGTACGCGATCCTCACCAAGGCGACGGCGACGCTCGAGGGCATCATCCGCACCTGGCATCCGCGCATCGACCTGGTGGCGATCGCCCAGCCGGTGGTCGAGCGGCTGGTGACCGGCCGCTGGTCGCCGGCGCGCCTGCTCAGCGAGGCGATGACCGGCGCCACCGACGTCAGCAGCCTGCTGCGCGGGCTCCCCATGCCGCTCGAGCAACTGCTGCACGACGTCGAGAGCGGCCACCTGCAGATCCGCGCCGTCTCGCCGGCGCTCGACGAGCTGCCGCTGCGCATCCACCAGCTCGCCAGCCGCCTCTCGCTCACCGGCTTCGCCGCCGCGCTGTCGATCTGCGCCGCGCTGCTGCTGCCGCCCGCCCTCCGCTTCGACCTGCGCGGCGTGCTCGGCGTCCTCTGCATCGTGCTCGCCGCCGGCGGCTGGACGGCGCTGCTCTGGTGGCACGTGCTCGGCCGCGGCCGCCCGCTGCAGGTGGCGGCGCTGTTGAAACTGTTGCGGCGCACGTGA
- a CDS encoding nitroreductase family deazaflavin-dependent oxidoreductase: MPDYSLFGDEHVAQYEATGGKVGHDWNGTSVLILHARGRKTGAVRKVPLIYGRDGADYVIVASKGGAPEHPGWYKNLVANPDVDIQVRDTVIPVTARTGSAADKQRVWPLMVKEWPGYAEYQAGTKRDIPVVLLRPR; the protein is encoded by the coding sequence ATGCCTGACTACAGCCTGTTCGGTGACGAGCACGTCGCGCAGTACGAAGCGACCGGCGGCAAGGTCGGTCACGACTGGAACGGCACCAGCGTGCTGATCCTGCACGCCCGCGGCCGCAAGACCGGCGCGGTGCGCAAGGTGCCGCTCATCTACGGGCGCGACGGCGCCGACTACGTGATCGTCGCCTCCAAGGGCGGCGCGCCGGAGCACCCGGGCTGGTACAAGAACCTGGTCGCCAACCCCGATGTCGACATCCAGGTTCGGGACACGGTGATCCCGGTCACCGCCCGCACCGGTTCGGCAGCCGACAAGCAGCGGGTGTGGCCGCTGATGGTCAAGGAGTGGCCGGGCTACGCCGAGTACCAGGCGGGGACGAAACGCGACATCCCGGTCGTCCTCCTCCGCCCGCGCTGA
- a CDS encoding beta-lactamase family protein, giving the protein MTVEIHGTCAPAFAGVRDAFAANFAAGREVGASFAATLGGESVVDLWAGDADAARTRPWQRDTIVNVFSTTKAVTALCAHLLVDRGELDVDAPVARYWPEFAANGKAAITPRQLLSHSAGLAALRARLTAESFFDWEVMTAALAAETPWWEPGSASGYHALTYGYLVGELVRRISGRTLGAFLRQEIAAPLGADFHVGLPASADHRVAEMIPPSEAERAANGAAPPPPDSLMAAVMGNPPMRPEVANLPAWRRAEIPAANGHGNARSVARLMAVLACGGALDGVRLLSRSTIEGAIREQIYQQDLVLGFPIRWGLGFMLNSPTLPVSPNPRTFGHGGWGGSLGFADLDAAASWAYVMNKMTPGTAGDNRAFPIVQAFYAAL; this is encoded by the coding sequence ATGACGGTCGAGATCCACGGCACCTGCGCGCCGGCCTTCGCCGGCGTGCGCGACGCTTTCGCCGCCAACTTCGCCGCCGGGCGCGAGGTCGGCGCGTCCTTCGCCGCGACGCTCGGCGGCGAGTCGGTGGTCGATCTGTGGGCCGGCGACGCCGATGCGGCGCGCACCCGACCGTGGCAGCGCGACACCATCGTCAACGTCTTCTCCACCACCAAGGCGGTGACGGCGCTGTGCGCGCACCTGCTCGTCGACCGCGGCGAGCTCGATGTCGACGCCCCGGTGGCGCGCTACTGGCCCGAGTTCGCGGCCAACGGCAAGGCGGCCATCACGCCGCGCCAGCTCCTGAGCCACAGCGCCGGGTTGGCGGCGTTGCGCGCCCGCCTGACGGCGGAGTCGTTCTTCGACTGGGAGGTCATGACCGCGGCGCTCGCCGCCGAGACGCCATGGTGGGAGCCCGGGAGCGCCAGCGGCTATCACGCCCTGACCTACGGCTATCTGGTGGGCGAGCTGGTGCGCCGCATCAGCGGGCGCACGCTGGGCGCCTTTCTGCGCCAGGAGATCGCGGCGCCGCTCGGCGCCGATTTCCACGTCGGCCTGCCGGCGAGCGCGGACCACCGCGTCGCCGAGATGATTCCCCCCAGCGAGGCGGAGCGCGCGGCCAACGGCGCCGCGCCGCCGCCGCCCGATTCGCTGATGGCCGCGGTGATGGGCAACCCGCCCATGCGCCCCGAGGTCGCCAACCTGCCCGCCTGGCGCCGGGCCGAGATCCCCGCCGCCAACGGCCACGGCAACGCCCGCTCCGTGGCCCGCCTCATGGCCGTGCTGGCGTGCGGCGGCGCGCTCGACGGGGTTCGCCTGCTGTCGCGCTCCACCATCGAGGGCGCCATCCGCGAGCAGATCTACCAGCAGGACCTGGTGCTCGGCTTCCCGATCCGCTGGGGCCTCGGCTTCATGCTCAACAGCCCGACCCTGCCGGTTTCGCCGAATCCGCGCACCTTCGGGCACGGCGGTTGGGGCGGCTCGCTCGGCTTCGCCGATCTCGACGCCGCCGCGAGCTGGGCCTACGTGATGAACAAGATGACCCCCGGCACCGCCGGCGACAACCGCGCCTTTCCCATCGTCCAGGCCTTCTACGCCGCGCTGTAG
- a CDS encoding aldo/keto reductase — translation MRTRPLGRSDLRVSAIGLGCMGMSEFYGATDEAEAVATIHRALDLGCTFLDTADMYGPHTNEQLVGRAIRGRRHEVVLATKFGIVRDPTHPMIRGINGNPDYVRQACEASLRRLGVDVIDLYYQHRVDPETPIEDTVGAMAELVRQGKVRYLGLSEAGAESLRRACAVHPITALQSEYSLWSRDPEDEILATCRELGIGFVAYSPLGRGFLTGQITRFEDLEETDYRRFSPRFQGDNFVRNLALVDRIRAMATAKQCSPSQLALAWVLAQGDDIVTIPGTKRRAYLEENLGALAVTLTESERAEIERIAPRGAAAGPRYPEAMMRFVNR, via the coding sequence ATGCGGACGCGACCACTGGGCAGGAGCGATCTCCGGGTGTCGGCCATCGGGCTCGGCTGCATGGGGATGTCGGAGTTCTACGGCGCCACCGACGAGGCCGAGGCGGTGGCGACGATCCATCGCGCCCTCGATCTCGGCTGCACCTTCCTCGACACCGCCGACATGTACGGACCGCACACCAACGAGCAGTTGGTGGGAAGAGCGATCCGCGGCCGGCGCCACGAGGTCGTGCTGGCGACCAAGTTCGGCATCGTCCGCGATCCCACCCACCCGATGATCCGCGGCATCAACGGCAACCCCGACTACGTCCGCCAGGCGTGCGAGGCGAGCCTGCGGCGCCTCGGCGTCGACGTCATCGACCTCTACTACCAGCATCGCGTCGATCCCGAGACGCCGATCGAGGACACGGTCGGTGCCATGGCCGAGCTGGTGCGGCAGGGCAAGGTCCGCTACCTCGGCCTCTCCGAAGCGGGCGCCGAGAGCCTGCGCCGCGCCTGCGCGGTACATCCGATCACCGCCCTGCAGAGCGAGTACTCGCTGTGGAGCCGCGACCCGGAGGACGAGATCCTCGCCACCTGCCGTGAGCTCGGCATCGGCTTCGTCGCCTACAGCCCGCTCGGCCGCGGCTTCCTCACCGGCCAGATCACCCGCTTCGAGGATCTCGAGGAGACCGACTACCGGCGCTTCTCGCCCCGCTTCCAGGGCGACAACTTCGTCCGCAACCTGGCGCTGGTCGACCGCATCCGCGCCATGGCCACGGCGAAGCAGTGTTCGCCCTCGCAGCTCGCGCTGGCCTGGGTGCTGGCGCAGGGCGACGACATCGTCACCATCCCGGGCACCAAGCGCCGCGCCTACCTGGAGGAGAACCTCGGGGCGCTCGCGGTGACGCTGACCGAGTCCGAGCGCGCCGAGATCGAGCGCATCGCCCCGCGCGGCGCCGCCGCCGGCCCGCGCTACCCCGAAGCGATGATGCGCTTCGTCAACCGCTGA
- a CDS encoding cytochrome c, with protein sequence MRGLVLVVLLVGMAAPAFAAVDAQELYNKKCKVCHELNGVAGPKAKVGGKLDGVGAKHDEAWFRAYFADPKSKIPDSKMKKINLSPEEWDAMVQFMLQQK encoded by the coding sequence ATGCGAGGATTGGTGTTGGTTGTCCTGCTGGTAGGAATGGCGGCGCCGGCGTTCGCGGCCGTCGACGCGCAGGAGCTGTACAACAAGAAGTGCAAGGTGTGTCACGAGCTCAACGGCGTGGCGGGCCCGAAGGCGAAGGTGGGCGGCAAGCTCGACGGCGTCGGCGCCAAGCACGACGAGGCGTGGTTCCGCGCCTACTTCGCCGACCCCAAGTCGAAGATCCCCGATTCCAAGATGAAGAAGATCAACCTCTCGCCGGAGGAGTGGGACGCGATGGTGCAGTTCATGTTGCAGCAGAAGTGA